In Alosa sapidissima isolate fAloSap1 chromosome 4, fAloSap1.pri, whole genome shotgun sequence, the following are encoded in one genomic region:
- the LOC121706720 gene encoding immunoglobulin-like and fibronectin type III domain-containing protein 1 isoform X4 — translation MWKRKAKVTDQTADGQGPAPEKKYKKKVGIKKKSKVPGVMITQYVEELPEGKSHPDFTRKPIALTIQEGKLAIFKAIVTGDPEPTVTWARNNGEVTDKEKYQSKFDPNSHEHTLEMPNVSSDQADTYKCYAKNEFGKAIVTVMLNVIEVGFKKKKAQQQVEPEVVSGMKPVLRKSKVKPKDQQERKDGELDPKFWEILLSADKKDYERICQEYGVTNFRWMLKKLNEMKKEREEEQAQFVKTIENLKPIKVNASGCASFELEMELLEASSRIFIYKDGEMVPFSLEVEDEVKHELKQVGKKYTFTIRDLLPDDAGLYQMDVEGVTVFSTDFKIPSVDFLVKIQEVKAMEREDAVFECVLSNPFSKINWFGKNAALEAGEKFDIEVSEDKLVHRLVVKDCMMVDKGIYAAVAGIKSCNAFLVVEADKDPALHGKKKARKTTKAGGSGLDLEKIAKEQQDKLQKDRAERIEAVKAAKEATVADGSGSGSAAPEPKSDADSGSGSGGGGDLTKKAADDGAADEKVSLTQGLSDAYAIRGKPVEMALTLSSDKPEGTWYKDGEKLSSEAGKELKKDGAIHKLMIQSAKDDHSGQYAFETAGIKTEASLTVGDVPEFDPDDLHKFSKPVIVKVGQNGSFKMPFEPQENLEIKWFKDGVELNDGGGVKIQRELNHSRLLMKDCIRSDAGEIKIKLKNPFGEIEATSRLIVLDKPGPPEGPVEVVESTSTVIELQWKPPKDDGGSAVTNYIIERQQVGQPMWKKLGDVTADRLTFRDRNVIHGKNYIYRIYAENPEGIGEPLVTESTMAGTLVFPGPPCAPKVESAFKNCINLKWEPPLQDNGTQILGYQLEKRKKDTQQWIALNPVNEPIEGLKYAVKDVSEGSEYEFRVAAINVSGAGDPSPPSQVVAARNPKMRPQFHSPEDFMVIRAGNSLRIKMTYEAEPQPDITWLKDEEPISPWINILNVEGSSTLVIPSSQRSDSGIYTIIAKNSSGSANFDIEVRVTDEPKQPGPVALEQLVHGKVIITWEPSPDQEVDDRLHYMVAEHESNTRIWRTIADRLFCNTFTANVHSGREYHFRVYAKNDMGPSDPSNSPTWGVNSNKVAATTNAPVSVSLERPPSIMVPLKVHTPPKGYQCFMTCAVRGFPTPYVFWYLNDICINDNKNYYITNAHGICSMYILRVSATDGGVYKVVAINNFGTAECSTKVSVKD, via the exons ATGTggaaaagaaaagcaaaagtGACCGACCAGACTGCTGATGGTCAGG GTCCTGCACCagagaaaaaatataaaaagaaaG tggGCATCAAAAAGAAGTCCAAAGTGCCAGGGGTTATGATCACACAGTATGTGGAGGAACTTCCTGAAGGCAAGAGCCACCCTGACTTCACACGTAAACCAATTGCCTTAACCATTCAAGAAG GTAAATTAGCCATTTTCAAAGCTATTGTCACCGGAGATCCAGAACCAACAGTAACGTGGGCTCGTAATAATGGAGAGGTTACTGATAAGGAGAAATATCAATCCAAATTTGATCCAAATTCTCATGAGCACACCCTTGAG ATGCCAAATGTTTCATCAGATCAAGCTGACACATATAAATGCTATGCCAAAAATGAATTTGGGAAAGCTATTGTTACAGTTATGCTCAATGTTATAGAAG TTGGCTTCAAGAAAAAAAAGGCTCAACAACAGGTTGAACCTGAAG TTGTAAGTGGTATGAAGCCGGTGCTAAGAAAAAG TAAAGTGAAGCCTAAagaccagcaggagaggaaagaTGGAGAACTTGACCCAAAGTTCTGGGAAATCTTGCTAAGTGCCGACAAGAAAGACTATGAGCGCATCTGTCAAGAGTATGGAGTTACAAATTTCCGCTGGATGTTGAAAAAactgaatgaaatgaaaaaggaaagagaagaagagcagGCACAG TTTGTTAAAACCATAGAAAACCTGAAACCAATTAAAGTAAATGCCTCTGGATGTGCATCATTTGAGCTTGAAATGGAACTACTGGAAGCTAGTAGCAGGATATTTATCTACAAG GATGGTGAGATGGTTCCATTCAGTTTGGAAGTAGAGGATGAAGTCAAGCATGAATTGAAGCAAGTTGGGAAAAAATATACGTTCACCATACGAGACCTTCTGCCTGATGATGCTGGTCTTTATCAGATGGATGTTGAAGGAGTCACAGTTTTTTCCACAGACTTCAAAA TTCCCTCGGTGGACTTTTTGGTCAAAATACAGGAGGTTAaagcaatggagagagaggatgctGTCTTTGAGTGTGTCTTATCAAATCCGTTCTCAAAGATCAACTGGTTTGGAAAGAATGCTGCTCTGGAAGCAGGAGAAAAGTTTGACATCGAAGTGTCTGAGGACAAGCTTGTCCACAGATTAGTGGTCAAAGACTGCATGATGGTGGACAAAGGAATATACGCAGCTGTTGCTGGAATCAAGTCCTGTAATGCATTTCTGGTGGTAGAGG CCGACAAAGACCCAGCTCTGCATGGTAAAAAAAAGGCACGGAAGACCACTAAGGCAGGTGGCTCAGGTCTTGACCTGGAAAAGATTGCTAAGGAGCAGCAAGACAAACTCCAGAAAGACAGGGCAGAGAGAATAGAGGCAGTGAAAGCTGCAAAGGAGGCCACAGTAGCTGACGGTTCGGGATCAGGATCAGCAGCACCAGAGCCAAAGTCGGATGCTGACTCAGGCTCCGGTTCTGGAGGCGGTGGTGACTTGACAAAAAAAGCGGCTGATGACGGTGCAGCAG ATGAAAAAGTAAGCCTCACTCAGGGGTTGTCAGATGCATATGCAATCCGTGGCAAACCAGTGGAAATGGCTTTGACTCTTAGCAGTGACAAACCTGAAGGAACCTGGTATAAAGATGGGGAGAAG CTGTCCAGTGAAGCTGGAAAGGAACTTAAAAAGGATGGTGCCATTCATAAACTGATGATCCAAAGTGCTAAGGATGATCATTCAGGACAATACGCATTTGAAACTGCAGGCATTAAAACAGAAGCATCTTTGACAGTTGGAG ATGTGCCTGAATTTGACCCCGATGACCTACATAAGTTCTCAAAGCCAGTGATTGTGAAGGTGGGCCAGAATGGCTCATTCAAGATGCCATTCGAACCTCAAGAGAACCTTGAAATCAAATGGTTCAAAGATGGTGTTGAACTGAATGATGGAGGGGGAGTCAAGATCCAGAGAGAGCTCAATCACAGCCGTCTTCTAATGAAAGACTGTATTCGCAGTGACGCTGGAGAAATCAAGATTAAACTCAAAAACCCATTTGGTGAAATTGAGGCCACTTCAAGACTCATTGTGCTAG ACAAGCCAGGGCCACCAGAAGGTCCAGTGGAGGTTGTtgaaagcacatccactgttatTGAGTTGCAGTGGAAACCCCCAAAAGACGACGGTGGCTCAGCAGTGACAAACTACATCATAGAGCGACAGCAAGTGGGTCAGCCCATGTGGAAAAAACTCGGAGATGTTACAGCAGACCGATTGACGTTCAGAGACCGTAACGTCATACATGGAAAGAACTACATTTACCGCATTTATGCCGAGAATCCCGAGGGAATCGGGGAACCGCTGGTGACAGAGAGCACCATGGCAGGAACCCTGG tgttccCGGGTCCACCATGCGCACCAAAGGTGGAAAGTGCTTTCAAAAACTGCATCAATTTGAAGTGGGAACCTCCACTCCAGGACAACGGCACACAAATCCTTGGATACCAATTGGAAAAACGCAAGAAAGACACACAACAGTGGATTGCTCTGAACCCAGTGAATGAGCCTATTGAAG GCCTGAAATATGCTGTCAAAGATGTATCGGAGGGATCAGAATATGAATTCAGAGTTGCAGCCATCAATGTGTCAGGGGCTGGAGATCCAAGTCCTCCCTCTCAAGTGGTGGCCGCAAGAAACCCCAAGA tGAGACCACAATTTCATAGCCCAGAAGATTTCATGGTTATTAGAGCAGGAAATTCCCTGAGAATCAAGATGACTTATGAG GCTGAGCCTCAGCCTGATATCACCTGGTTAAAAGACGAAGAACCCATATCTCCATGGATTAACATCTTGAATGTTGAGGGGTCATCAACACTGGTGATTCCTTCATCACAACGCTCAGATTCTGGAATCTACACCATTATTGCAAAGAACTCCAGTGGCTCTGCCAACTTTGATATTGAGGTCAGAGTTACAG ATGAACCTAAACAACCAGGTCCAGTGGCATTAGAACAACTTGTCCATGGGAAAGTAATTATCACCTGGGAACCCTCTCCTGACCAGGAGGTGGATGACCGCCTGCACTACATGGTGGCTGAACACGAGTCCAACACCCGTATTTGGCGCACCATTGCTGATCGCCTCTTCTGCAACACTTTCACTGCAAACGTTCATTCTGGGAGAGAGTACCATTTCCGCGTCTATGCCAAGAATGACATGGGTCCGTCAGATCCATCTAATTCACCCACATGGGGTGTCAACAGTAATAAAG TTGCAGCAACAACAAATGCCCCAGTGTCAGTGTCCTTAGAGAGGCCTCCATCCATCATGGTTCCTCTTAAAGTCCATACTCCACCAAAAGGCTACCAGTGCTTCATGACATGTGCTGTCCGTGGCTTTCCCACACCATATGTCTTCTGGTACCTGAATGACATCTGCATCAATGACAACAAAAACTACTACATCACCAATGCCCATGGCATCTGTTCCATGTACATCCTCAGAGTGAGCGCCACTGACGGTGGAGTGTATAAGGTGGTGGCAATCAACAATTTCGGCACTGCGGAGTGTTCCACTAAAGTCAGCGTCAAAG ATTGA
- the LOC121706720 gene encoding immunoglobulin-like and fibronectin type III domain-containing protein 1 isoform X2, protein MWKRKAKVTDQTADGQVGIKKKSKVPGVMITQYVEELPEGKSHPDFTRKPIALTIQEGKLAIFKAIVTGDPEPTVTWARNNGEVTDKEKYQSKFDPNSHEHTLEMPNVSSDQADTYKCYAKNEFGKAIVTVMLNVIEVGFKKKKAQQQVEPEVVSGMKPVLRKSKVKPKDQQERKDGELDPKFWEILLSADKKDYERICQEYGVTNFRWMLKKLNEMKKEREEEQAQFVKTIENLKPIKVNASGCASFELEMELLEASSRIFIYKDGEMVPFSLEVEDEVKHELKQVGKKYTFTIRDLLPDDAGLYQMDVEGVTVFSTDFKIPSVDFLVKIQEVKAMEREDAVFECVLSNPFSKINWFGKNAALEAGEKFDIEVSEDKLVHRLVVKDCMMVDKGIYAAVAGIKSCNAFLVVEADKDPALHGKKKARKTTKAGGSGLDLEKIAKEQQDKLQKDRAERIEAVKAAKEATVADGSGSGSAAPEPKSDADSGSGSGGGGDLTKKAADDGAAGHSKTVKDGSAVGLGSESQLGAPAMGHSKTVKDGSAVGLGSESQLGAPAMGHSKSVKDGSAVGLGSESQLGAPAMGGKGDGSDADGAQLGSGTDGSGSQIKGAPSDEKVSLTQGLSDAYAIRGKPVEMALTLSSDKPEGTWYKDGEKLSSEAGKELKKDGAIHKLMIQSAKDDHSGQYAFETAGIKTEASLTVGDVPEFDPDDLHKFSKPVIVKVGQNGSFKMPFEPQENLEIKWFKDGVELNDGGGVKIQRELNHSRLLMKDCIRSDAGEIKIKLKNPFGEIEATSRLIVLDKPGPPEGPVEVVESTSTVIELQWKPPKDDGGSAVTNYIIERQQVGQPMWKKLGDVTADRLTFRDRNVIHGKNYIYRIYAENPEGIGEPLVTESTMAGTLVFPGPPCAPKVESAFKNCINLKWEPPLQDNGTQILGYQLEKRKKDTQQWIALNPVNEPIEGLKYAVKDVSEGSEYEFRVAAINVSGAGDPSPPSQVVAARNPKMRPQFHSPEDFMVIRAGNSLRIKMTYEAEPQPDITWLKDEEPISPWINILNVEGSSTLVIPSSQRSDSGIYTIIAKNSSGSANFDIEVRVTDEPKQPGPVALEQLVHGKVIITWEPSPDQEVDDRLHYMVAEHESNTRIWRTIADRLFCNTFTANVHSGREYHFRVYAKNDMGPSDPSNSPTWGVNSNKVAATTNAPVSVSLERPPSIMVPLKVHTPPKGYQCFMTCAVRGFPTPYVFWYLNDICINDNKNYYITNAHGICSMYILRVSATDGGVYKVVAINNFGTAECSTKVSVKD, encoded by the exons ATGTggaaaagaaaagcaaaagtGACCGACCAGACTGCTGATGGTCAGG tggGCATCAAAAAGAAGTCCAAAGTGCCAGGGGTTATGATCACACAGTATGTGGAGGAACTTCCTGAAGGCAAGAGCCACCCTGACTTCACACGTAAACCAATTGCCTTAACCATTCAAGAAG GTAAATTAGCCATTTTCAAAGCTATTGTCACCGGAGATCCAGAACCAACAGTAACGTGGGCTCGTAATAATGGAGAGGTTACTGATAAGGAGAAATATCAATCCAAATTTGATCCAAATTCTCATGAGCACACCCTTGAG ATGCCAAATGTTTCATCAGATCAAGCTGACACATATAAATGCTATGCCAAAAATGAATTTGGGAAAGCTATTGTTACAGTTATGCTCAATGTTATAGAAG TTGGCTTCAAGAAAAAAAAGGCTCAACAACAGGTTGAACCTGAAG TTGTAAGTGGTATGAAGCCGGTGCTAAGAAAAAG TAAAGTGAAGCCTAAagaccagcaggagaggaaagaTGGAGAACTTGACCCAAAGTTCTGGGAAATCTTGCTAAGTGCCGACAAGAAAGACTATGAGCGCATCTGTCAAGAGTATGGAGTTACAAATTTCCGCTGGATGTTGAAAAAactgaatgaaatgaaaaaggaaagagaagaagagcagGCACAG TTTGTTAAAACCATAGAAAACCTGAAACCAATTAAAGTAAATGCCTCTGGATGTGCATCATTTGAGCTTGAAATGGAACTACTGGAAGCTAGTAGCAGGATATTTATCTACAAG GATGGTGAGATGGTTCCATTCAGTTTGGAAGTAGAGGATGAAGTCAAGCATGAATTGAAGCAAGTTGGGAAAAAATATACGTTCACCATACGAGACCTTCTGCCTGATGATGCTGGTCTTTATCAGATGGATGTTGAAGGAGTCACAGTTTTTTCCACAGACTTCAAAA TTCCCTCGGTGGACTTTTTGGTCAAAATACAGGAGGTTAaagcaatggagagagaggatgctGTCTTTGAGTGTGTCTTATCAAATCCGTTCTCAAAGATCAACTGGTTTGGAAAGAATGCTGCTCTGGAAGCAGGAGAAAAGTTTGACATCGAAGTGTCTGAGGACAAGCTTGTCCACAGATTAGTGGTCAAAGACTGCATGATGGTGGACAAAGGAATATACGCAGCTGTTGCTGGAATCAAGTCCTGTAATGCATTTCTGGTGGTAGAGG CCGACAAAGACCCAGCTCTGCATGGTAAAAAAAAGGCACGGAAGACCACTAAGGCAGGTGGCTCAGGTCTTGACCTGGAAAAGATTGCTAAGGAGCAGCAAGACAAACTCCAGAAAGACAGGGCAGAGAGAATAGAGGCAGTGAAAGCTGCAAAGGAGGCCACAGTAGCTGACGGTTCGGGATCAGGATCAGCAGCACCAGAGCCAAAGTCGGATGCTGACTCAGGCTCCGGTTCTGGAGGCGGTGGTGACTTGACAAAAAAAGCGGCTGATGACGGTGCAGCAG GACACTCAAAGACCGTCAAAGACGGCTCAGCAGTCGGTTTAGGGTCTGAATCACAACTTGGGGCACCAGCTATGG GACACTCAAAGACCGTCAAAGACGGCTCAGCAGTCGGTTTAGGGTCTGAATCACAACTTGGGGCTCCAGCTATGG GACATTCAAAGAGCGTCAAAGACGGCTCAGCAGTCGGTTTAGGGTCTGAATCACAACTTGGGGCTCCAGCTATGG GGGGTAAGGGAGATGGATCAGACGCTGATGGGGCTCAGCTGGGCTCAGGCACTGATGGATCTGGGTCCCAAATCAAAGGTGCTCCTTCTG ATGAAAAAGTAAGCCTCACTCAGGGGTTGTCAGATGCATATGCAATCCGTGGCAAACCAGTGGAAATGGCTTTGACTCTTAGCAGTGACAAACCTGAAGGAACCTGGTATAAAGATGGGGAGAAG CTGTCCAGTGAAGCTGGAAAGGAACTTAAAAAGGATGGTGCCATTCATAAACTGATGATCCAAAGTGCTAAGGATGATCATTCAGGACAATACGCATTTGAAACTGCAGGCATTAAAACAGAAGCATCTTTGACAGTTGGAG ATGTGCCTGAATTTGACCCCGATGACCTACATAAGTTCTCAAAGCCAGTGATTGTGAAGGTGGGCCAGAATGGCTCATTCAAGATGCCATTCGAACCTCAAGAGAACCTTGAAATCAAATGGTTCAAAGATGGTGTTGAACTGAATGATGGAGGGGGAGTCAAGATCCAGAGAGAGCTCAATCACAGCCGTCTTCTAATGAAAGACTGTATTCGCAGTGACGCTGGAGAAATCAAGATTAAACTCAAAAACCCATTTGGTGAAATTGAGGCCACTTCAAGACTCATTGTGCTAG ACAAGCCAGGGCCACCAGAAGGTCCAGTGGAGGTTGTtgaaagcacatccactgttatTGAGTTGCAGTGGAAACCCCCAAAAGACGACGGTGGCTCAGCAGTGACAAACTACATCATAGAGCGACAGCAAGTGGGTCAGCCCATGTGGAAAAAACTCGGAGATGTTACAGCAGACCGATTGACGTTCAGAGACCGTAACGTCATACATGGAAAGAACTACATTTACCGCATTTATGCCGAGAATCCCGAGGGAATCGGGGAACCGCTGGTGACAGAGAGCACCATGGCAGGAACCCTGG tgttccCGGGTCCACCATGCGCACCAAAGGTGGAAAGTGCTTTCAAAAACTGCATCAATTTGAAGTGGGAACCTCCACTCCAGGACAACGGCACACAAATCCTTGGATACCAATTGGAAAAACGCAAGAAAGACACACAACAGTGGATTGCTCTGAACCCAGTGAATGAGCCTATTGAAG GCCTGAAATATGCTGTCAAAGATGTATCGGAGGGATCAGAATATGAATTCAGAGTTGCAGCCATCAATGTGTCAGGGGCTGGAGATCCAAGTCCTCCCTCTCAAGTGGTGGCCGCAAGAAACCCCAAGA tGAGACCACAATTTCATAGCCCAGAAGATTTCATGGTTATTAGAGCAGGAAATTCCCTGAGAATCAAGATGACTTATGAG GCTGAGCCTCAGCCTGATATCACCTGGTTAAAAGACGAAGAACCCATATCTCCATGGATTAACATCTTGAATGTTGAGGGGTCATCAACACTGGTGATTCCTTCATCACAACGCTCAGATTCTGGAATCTACACCATTATTGCAAAGAACTCCAGTGGCTCTGCCAACTTTGATATTGAGGTCAGAGTTACAG ATGAACCTAAACAACCAGGTCCAGTGGCATTAGAACAACTTGTCCATGGGAAAGTAATTATCACCTGGGAACCCTCTCCTGACCAGGAGGTGGATGACCGCCTGCACTACATGGTGGCTGAACACGAGTCCAACACCCGTATTTGGCGCACCATTGCTGATCGCCTCTTCTGCAACACTTTCACTGCAAACGTTCATTCTGGGAGAGAGTACCATTTCCGCGTCTATGCCAAGAATGACATGGGTCCGTCAGATCCATCTAATTCACCCACATGGGGTGTCAACAGTAATAAAG TTGCAGCAACAACAAATGCCCCAGTGTCAGTGTCCTTAGAGAGGCCTCCATCCATCATGGTTCCTCTTAAAGTCCATACTCCACCAAAAGGCTACCAGTGCTTCATGACATGTGCTGTCCGTGGCTTTCCCACACCATATGTCTTCTGGTACCTGAATGACATCTGCATCAATGACAACAAAAACTACTACATCACCAATGCCCATGGCATCTGTTCCATGTACATCCTCAGAGTGAGCGCCACTGACGGTGGAGTGTATAAGGTGGTGGCAATCAACAATTTCGGCACTGCGGAGTGTTCCACTAAAGTCAGCGTCAAAG ATTGA